From the Pirellulales bacterium genome, the window AAGGGGTGACGCTGGTAATCGAAGGGGTCGAGCAGGGGGCGTGTAGTGCGGATACGCTGGCGGCGCTCGAAGCAGCCGCTCGGGGCGCGACACGGGGCCTGGTGAAGCAATTGCGCCGCCTTGGTTTTACGGCGGCACAGGAAGGAACCGGTTATGATCCGAGCCATTCGACCGTTGGAAACCCATGACGTAAGCCCGCTTCAAGAGGAAGAGGCCGGCTTCGGCGCGCTGCGCACCGAGCGCGGCTGCCTGCCGCTGACGGCGCTCGACGTCCGCGGCAAAATCTGCGGCTTGCACGCGCACACCGTCGTGCGGCAGACGTTTCACAACGCTTTCGCGGAGGCGATCGAAGCGACGTACATCTTTCCGTTGCCCGACCGCGCGGCGGTGACCTCGTTCACCATGCGCGTGGCTGGCCGGCTGATCGAAGGCGCGCTGCGCGAGCGGCAGCAGGCCCGCGAAGAGTACGACCAGGCGATCGCCGCCGGGCACCGGGCCGCCATCGCCGAAGAGGAGCGCAGCGGCACGTTCAGCCTGCGCGTCGGCAACCTGCCGCCGGGCGAGGATATTTCGGTCGAGTTGACGCTGGTCGGCCCGCTCACCGTGACCCGCGGCGAGGCCGAGTTTCGCTTTCCGCTGGTCGTCGCACCGCGTTACGTGCCGGGCGTGCCGCTCAACGGGCCGCCGGTCGGCCTGGGTGTCGGGCACGACACCGACCAGGTTCCCGACGCCTCGCGCGTTACTCCACCGGTGTTGTTGCCCGGCTTTCCCAATCCCGTGCGGCTGTCGCTGGAGCTTGAATTCGACGCGGCCAGCATGCCGACGACGCCCGAATCGCTCGCGAAATCGCTCCGCTCCAGTCTGCACGGCGTGATCGTCGACGAAACAGCGGGACTGACCGTGCGCGTGCAGCCGGCCGAGCGGTTGGACCGCGACTTTATTCTGCGGTGTACTCTGGCGACCGAGCGGGTGGTGAGCGTGCTCTCGTGGACCCCGGCGGTGGAATCGCGCCCCGGAACCTTCGCTTTGTCGCTCGTGCCGCCGGCCGAGCTTGCCGACCGGCCGCCGCAGCCTCGCGACGTGGTGTTTGTGCTCGACCGTTCGGGCAGCATGAACGGTTGGAAGATGGTCGCCGCGCGCCGGGCAGTTGGCCGGCTGCTCGACACACTGCTGGAGCACGACCGCTTCTGCGTGCTGGCGTTCGATAATGCGGTCGAGTTCTCGCCCGAAACGAAGCGGCAGCTCGCCGCGGCGGGCAACCGCGCGCGTTGGCGGACGATTGAATGGCTGGGCGGCGTCGATGCCCGTGGCGGCACCGAACTGGCCGGCGCGCTGAGCGAAGCGGTCGGCTTGCTGGCCGCGGGCGATGCCGCGCGCGAGCCGGTGATCGTGCTGATTACCGACGGCCAGGTGAGCGGCGAAGATTCGCTTTTGAAGACGTTGGCCCATGCCGCGCACGGCCGCCCGCCGCGGGTGTTTGCCGTGGGCATCGACCGGGCGGTGAATGCCGGCTTCTTGCGTCGCCTGGCCGACCTGGGCCGAGGTGCTTGCGAGTTGGTCGAATCGGAAGACCGCCTCGACGAGGTGATGGACAAGCTGCACCGCTTGACGAGCGCCCCGGCGCTGCGCGAAGTGCGGCTGGAACCGATCGGCTGGCGTTGGCAGGACGATAGCCTGGCGCCGGCGCGGTTGGCCGACGTGTTCGTCGACCGGCCTGTGACCCTCTTTGGCCGGCACACTGCCGCAGGCGGCAACTTGCGGATGCGCGTGCAAGGCACCGACGCCGCGGGCCGGTCCTGGCAGCACGAAGTTTGCGGCGCCGCGACGACCGGCGACTTGCTGACGAGTCTGTGGGGTCGGGCCCGCGTGCGCGACCTGGAAGACCGCTACGCCAGCCGGTTGGGGGCGGAAGACAAAAAGCTGGCCGAGCAAATCGTGGCCGTCTCGCTGGAGAGCCACGTGCTCTCGCGGTTCACGGCCTATCTGGCGATCGACCGATCGGAGGTCGTCAACGCCGACGGCAAGCCGCGCGAGATACTTCAGCCGGTCGAGCTGCCGTCGGGATGGGAACAGCCGGAACCGCTCTTTTGCAGAGCCGCTCCTGCCAGCGGGTTTGTTCTGTATTCTTCCGCGGCGGCTCCGGCCGCGGGGGCACACATCGGCGGTTCCAAGGCACGCCTGCGGCAAAGCGGCGGCGCACCGTTGGACCGGCTGAAGGCGGCGGCCGATTCGTTCAAGTCGCCCGGTTGGTTTTCGCCGCGCCGCACGCGACTTAAGGCACTGATCGACGCATTAGTGGATCTCGAGTCGCAGTTGCAGGCGTTGCGACACCCTCGCTTGCCGGAGGTGAGCGAGTTGATCGAACGCGGCCGCGAGCTGCTGGCCGGGTACAACCGCGGCGCGAAGCAACCGCCGTCGGCGTCGGGCGTTGAGGAATACGTCGCGAAGATCCAGACGCTGATCGAGGAATTGCGGCAGACGCCCGGCCTGGTGCGGGCCGGGTTTTGGAAGTGATCGGCGGGCACCTCCCGCGTGCCTGGCCTGACCCATAACTATCCCAACTATCCAACTATTCTGACCGCGTTTGCCTGCCGTGCTTGGCGTGTTACGCTGGATGTTCGGGCCGCCACAACGCCGACTGTCGGAGAAAAATTGCCATGATACAGCCTGTTCGCCAAGAGTTGCTGAGCGCACTTGCCGAGTTGAGCGGGGCCATGCCCGACGTGCGATTCGGCCAGCTCATCGCGAATCTATCGACTCTTGCCCGCGGCTTGTCGGCCGAAGGGCTTTGGGATGCCGAAGACGAAGAACTGCTGGCCGCGGCGCGCGAGCAATTAGCTTATGTCGCCGAGCACGCGGCCCAGCCCGACTGAACAGCCATGGCCGTCGTTTATCCCGCCTGCCGCTGGTAAAGCGCCACCGGGCTGGTGCGGATGTGCAGGTCGAGCTGCGGGAACGCGATGTCGATGCCCTCGTCGCGGAAACGGTCGTGAATCTTGGCGTGAAGGTCGTGCGTCACCGTCAGCCGGTTCTCCAGGTTCGGCAGGTAACAACGCAACACCAGGTTCAGCGCGCTGTCGCCAAAGCCTTCGAAACTGGCCATCGGCGCGGGGTCTTTGAGCACGAACGGGTTCTCGGCCGCCGCCTGCAGCAATAACGCGCGGGCACGGTCGACGTCGGAGCCGTAGGCCACGCCCACGTTCACCGTGACGCGGTTCATCTGGTCGCTCAGCGTCCAGTTGAGCACCCGGCCGGTGATGAATTCCTTATTCGGAACGATCAACTCCTTGCGGTCGAAGTCGGTGATCATCGTGGCGCGGATGCGAATGCGCGAGACCACGCCGCTGATGTCGTCGACCGTCACCACGTCGCCCACGCGAATCGGGCGTTCGAACAGAATGATCAAGCCGGATATGAAATTGGCGAAAATCTCTTGCAAGCCGAAGCCCAAGCCGACGCTGAGGGCCGCCACCAGCCAATGCACCTTCGACCAGGTGATGCCCAAGAGCGCGCAGGCCACGATGATGCCCGTCGCCGCAATGGCGTAGCGAAAGAGCGTCGTGACGGCGTAGCGGGTGGCCGGTTCCAGCGGCAGCCGCTGTAAGAGCACAATCTCCAACAGGCCGGGGATGTTGCGCGTGGCGACCAGCGTCAGCACGAGGGAGATCACCGCTTCCAGCAAATGCACCACGTTGATCGGCTGCGGAAGCGCGGCTCCCCCGCCTGCGTCTACCACCGAAACGTGCCACAGCGGGACATTCAGCACTGACAGCGCCGGCAGCACGTCGGCCCAAATCAGCCCTAATCCGGCGGCCAGCCCGGCCATCAAGGCGGTCTGCACAAAGCGCTGCGTTTGCAAGTTGATCGTCGTCAGGTCGAGCTGACCCTCGGCGGCGGCCGGCACGGCGGGCAACTCGGCCCCGTCGGGACCGCGCGGCTCGTGCTGCACGGCCGCCCGACGCAACCGTGCCTGCCGAATGGCCAAGCGCCGCCGCATGATCAGCAGCCAACGCAGCAACAGCGCGCCGCTGATCAAGAACGCCACCAACAACCAACCGGTGGCGTGAAACCGCCAGGCAAGCTGCCGGGCCGTATAGTAATAGCCGAGACCCGCCAACACGGCCAGCGCCAGCGGGCTGGCGGTCAGCAGCGGATGCGCGAGGTAGTGCATGCGGTCGACCCATCCGCCCTGGCGGTATGCCCGGAACTCGTGCAAAACGCCGCCGACCGGCCTGAGCACGCGGTGCAGGAACACCGAGAGGGCCGTCATGGCCACGATAAACAGCATGCGGTTCAAGGCCAGCCAACGGTCGTTTTCCAGGGCGTGCATGGTGGCGCCCGCCAGGGTGATCGGCAGCACGAGCGGCATGAACCAGCGGAGCTGCTTGCGGAGCAACCGCGTGCTGTGTTCGGGCCAGCCGAAATGCGCCGTGCCCAGTCCGCGGCCACGACAGACTTGTCGCAAAAACTCCATCGAGGCCAAGGCGACGGCGCTAAAGATCAGGCCGTGGGCCAATGCCCGGTCCAACTCCGACCTTCCCGGCGCGTGCTCCAAGAGCGACCCGAACATCGCCAACAGCAGAGGCCAGGGGGCCGCCATGAGCAGCGTGAAGATCAATGCCCGCAACGTCAGGCTCATGTCGTCGGCGGTGCCACGGGCGGCCTGTTCGCCAAGCTGCCGGACGCGCTGGCGCATGTTCGGCTGCGTCGCCAACAGGGCCAGAAACAACAGGGCCGTCAGACAGCAGGGCAAGGCGTTGGCCTTCGCGCTGCGGACGAGCTGCCCGCCGACGGCCAGCCAGTCTTGAGGCCGAGCGAGCCCGCGGAGCGCCTCGCCGGCCGCGGCGAGGTCGCCTGTGCCCAGCCGCGAGGTGCTGCGCACCCAGAGAATGCGTTCGTCGATGTAGTCGCTCTGACCTGCGATGGCGTCGAACAATTCCTTGTCGGCGGTGGTCACCGAGGCGATTTCGCGTAGGTAGCTGTCGTAAGCGCTGCTCAGCGAGTCGATCAGCTCGCGACGGGTCTGCAGCAAGCGCCGCACCTCGGCCTGGAGCGCTTCGCGGGGCGAGTGCGAGGCCGACAGATCGAGGCCGCGCAGCACGCTCTCGGCCCGCTGGTCGATGTCGCCCAGTTTTTTTCGTTGCTCGGTGAGGTTCAGCGATTCCACCTGCACCGACTCGATCTTCGATTGCGGCAGCCGCCCGGCTTCGAGCTGCCGGCGGTGGCGAAGCAGGTCGGTGCGGCATTGCAGGAAGTACGGTCCGAGCTGCTGGGTCAGGCCCAGCTCAACCCTTTTTTTTACGTCTTTGAATTCGCGGTCCAGATCGTTGAGTGCGTTAGTAAACTCGACCGCTTGCTTCGAGGCCGCTGCCACGTCGTTGTTGACATTGGCGACGCGCCGGGCAAGGTCTTCGTTTTCTTCAGCGATGCCGCGCAACTCGGGATAGGCGTGCTGCTTCTCGCGTTTGGCGGTGCTGAGCTTGGCTTCCGCCTCGCGCTGCCGCCGCGAGTGCAGAAGTTTTTGCCGGTCGACTACCAACTGCTTGCGCACGGCCACCTGACGCTCGGCCAGATCGTGCTGCTTGGGGAGCAGTTCGTCTTCGGCATTGTAGCTTTCTCGCTCGCTTGTGCAGCAGGCGACTTCCTGGGTGAGCGCCTTTTGGCAGGCGGCCAACAGTGCTTGCTTGGCCGCGGTCATTTCCTTTGGTTCGTCGGCGACGGCCAGTGCCGTAAGCTGCGTGGATATTTCACTCAGCTTCTTGTTGGCCGCCTCGATCTGGTCCGGGATGCTCTTCAGCCGCCGTTCAGAGCGACGTTGCGGCTCGGCTTCGAGCTTCGTCAATTCCTCTTGCGCTTGGGCCAAGGCGTCTTGTGCCGCGGCCAGTTGCGTCTCCAGCTCGGCCGCGGTGGCGCCGGCCGGCACATCGGGACGCTCGACTTCGGGCGGCTGGTCGAGCTCGAGGCGCACTTCGCGCAGGAGCTCCGGCGCCGTCTGCGCGGCTGTTTTGAACTTGGCGGATTGCTTGACCAGCGCCTCGGCGCGGTCGAGTTCGGTCAGCGCATTCTGGTAGACTGCGACGATTTCGGCCTTGGCATTGTCGTCGAGTTGCGTGGCGGCCTTGACCTGCGCCATCTGGGTCTTCAGTGACTCGGCCGTGACCTCGGGCAGATTGGCCGCGACCGCTGGCGTAGGCGGCGCGCTGGCCGCTTCGGCAAGGGCCTGCGACGGCAAAAGGCCGCCCAACAGCGCCGCGAAACGGCAACCCCACTTCACAGGGCGTAAAGTATTCATGCTCGCGAGTCCCTCCCTGTCCTCGGTGCGACACCTTCGCAAGTTTTGGCCGCCGGAACAAGGCCACTTCGGGTGGCGACAGTCAGACTTCCTGCACTCCGCCCGTGGCAAAAAAGAGCTTCAGCGCGTGCAGGTTGGCGGCCACGTCGTGTACGCGAACGATCCCGACGCCTTGGCTGGCCAGTGCCAAAGTGACGCCGACGGTGCCCGCCGTGCGGTCGGCCATCTTATCGCCGATGATTTTGCCGATAAAACCCTTGCGCGAGTGGCCGACCATCAGCGGGCAACCCAGGCCGTGAAACCGCCGGCAATGCGCCAACAGCGTCACGTTGTGCTCGTGCGTCTTGCCGAAGCCGATGCCCGGATCGAGCGCGATCCGCGACGGCAGGATGCCGGCGGCCAACAGGGCGTCGCGGCGCTGACGGAGGTAGTCGTAGACGTCGGCCACCACATCCTGATAGGCCGGGTTGTCCTGCATGGTCTGCGGCGTGCCGGGCATGTGCATGGCACAAACGGCGGCCTGCGCGTCGAGCGCCGTTTCGATCATCTGCTCGTCGCCGGCCAGCGCGGTCACGTCGTTGATGATCTCCGCCCCGGCGGCCAGCGCCTCGCGGGCCACGGCCGCCTTGGAAGTGTCGATCGAGATCGGCAGGCCGGTTTGCTCGACCAGCGCCTGCACGACCGGCAGGACGCGGCGCAACTCTTCGCTGGCTTCGACCGGCTGCGAATAGGGCCGGGTGCTCTCGCCACCCACGTCGATCAGGTCGGCGCCTTCGGCCGCCATCCGCAGGCCGTGCTCGATCGCCGCCGGAACGCCGGCAAATTGGCCGCCATCGGAGAAGCTGTCGGGCGTGACGTTCAGAATGCCCATCACCAGCGGCCGCGCCGGAAAATCGAGCCGGCGCGTGCGGAGTTGCCAGTGGCTTGCGCGTTGAGGCACGTTCATCACCACGGCGCTTCCATCATCGAAATCACTTGCACGGCCAACCACTGCACGTCTTGCATCTCGGCACTGCTGGTCGACTGGCCCAACTCGGGAAACAGGTTGGCCGACTGGTCGATCGGATTGAGGCTGGGCGGCAAGGGCACGTTGACCGGTTGGCCAAGCTGGTCGCCGTTGCGGTTCACCCAACTGGCCGAGATTTGCAGCGTGAACTGCGACTCGCGAGGTTCATCGGTGAAGCTCTCCATGAGGACTTGCTTGGTATCGGTGATGATCCGCACGGTCAAGACGCTGTCGGCGTCGGGCGTATTGACGACTTTGTAGGGCGTCACCTGTTCGATCCGTTTGACGACGGCTTCCGTCAGCCACTCGCCCAAATAGCGGCGATAGCTGGTCGACTCGATCATCGGCACGTAGACGGTCTGGATGTCGGGAGCGTAGAGGCTGCGTGCCCCCATGCGATAGTTCACGCAGCCCGGTGACGCGAAGAGCAACAGCACAAGCAGCGAGGGCAGGAAATTGCAAATTGCAAATTGCAAATTGCAAATTGCAAATTGCCCGACGCCTGATGCCTGACGCCTGACGCCTGACCTGTAAATCGCCATCGCTCTCATCTCCACACCTAGTGATTCTTTTCGCTTTCAGGCAAGATTTTCTTCAGCCAGGCAAAATAATCGCGCGGCACCGGCGGATAGTTCTTGATCTCTTGGATCCGGTCTTCCGCCATCTTGGCGAACGGCGTGTCGGCGTATTCGCGGATCGTCTCCGCATAATAATATCCCGCCGCCCGGTAATACTTGATTTTGTAGTAATACTCGCCCGCCTGATACTCGCGCTGAGCCCGCTCGACGCGGATCAGTTGCTTGGTGGCAATCAGCAGTTCGCGCTCTTCGCCGAGCATTTCGGCGGGGAACTGCGTCAGCGTCTGCTCGATGAGTTGTTCCGCCTCGTTCAAGGGCCCGGCCTCGTATTGCGGCCCTTGATAGGCGCGAAGCTTGGCCCGAATGCCCAGCAGGTGCGCCTCGCGTTGGTGCTCGCTCTGAGGGAAATCCTTGCAGACCCGCGCGTACTGATCGGCGGCGTCCTCAAAGCGGTTGTGCAAGAAATACGAGTTGGCGATGGCCATGGCGGCATCGTCGCCCAGCGGTCCTTGGGAATCCTCCAAGTAGACGTCGTTGTAGGCCTTCACCGCGTGCCCGTTGGCATCGACCCACGGCCGCGTTTTATCCGTGAGGTTGGGATACCAATGTGAATCTTTCCGGGCCGAGACGTCCCAGTAGTGAGCGATGGCAAATTGCCGCGGCACAATATCGATCAAATACCGCGAGTTTTCATATTTCTTCAGCAGCGCGCCGTAGGTGTCGCTGGCCTTGGGATAGCGGTCGTCGAAGAAGTAGCTCTCGGCGAGCCAATAGAGGGCGTCTTCTTCCAGCGTCGTGTCGGGCCAGCGGTCGGCGGCCACGCTGAAGCACTTGGCCGCCTCGGCATACTTCTTCTGGTGGAAAAGGGCAATTCCTTCGTCGAATTGCTTCTTGGCCAGCTCTTCGTTGGGACCGCGGCCGAAGGCCTTCTTGATCTTCTTGCCGATCTTCTCGGCCGAGATGTTGTCGGTGGCTTTGTCGAACAGCGTTTTTTTCTCGCTGGAGTACTCCTCGAGGTTTTCGTTGCGAATCAGGTCGGCCGGCGAGATGCTCGGCGGCGGGACGTATTGGGGCTTCTGATAGCTGGCCTGCACCACGCCGGAAGCAGGCGGCTGGCCCGGCGGAGCCTGCGCCGGAGATTGCGCAGCCTGAGCCGACGGCCGGGCAAACGGGTTCCACCCCACGCCCGAACGGCAGCCGGCGGCGGCGATCACGATCGCCGTCGCCGCCATTCGCATTATCACCGGCCGTTTCATTCAGAGAACCCTATTTAAGGTACTCCTGCATTCGTGGTTTGTGCCCTAACAGGTGCGCCAGGTAGTGGTTGAGCACGCCCCGCAGCTCGCCGGCCGCCGAGCGGCCGAGCTCGATGCGCCGCCAACTGTCGGACTGCGAATCGGCAAATCGTTGGAGAAGCTTGAGTGTACCGGCATGAAGCAAGACGACGTGTTTGCTGCCCGGCCGGCATCGCGTGCATAAAATGCCGCCCGAACTGAGTCCAAAGGCAACGCGTCCGACCGGCTCGATGTGTTGGCCGCACTCGACGCAACGGTCGAGCGACGGCAAATGTCCCAGCGAGCGAAGTGCGGCCAGCTCAAAGCGCAGCACCAACGGCGGCACGGCCACCTCGCCCCGCTCCAGCGCCGCCAGCGTTTCGACGGAAAGGTCGAAGAGATCGGGGTGGGGATCGGCGTCGTCAGTCAGTTCGTTGAGCAACTCGGCGACGTAATAACCCGCGTAAAGACTGGACAGGTCGCGGGCCGCCGGCCGAAACCGCTTCTCCAACTTGGCTTCGGTCAACAGGTCGAGGGCATCGGACGATTTGCGCAGGAACACTATCCGACAGCGTGCCAGCAGGTCAAGGGCAGACTCGAACGGCCCCTTGAGCCGCCTCGCTCCCTTGGCCAACCCCCGCACCTTGCCGAATTCGCGCGTGAACAGCGTGACCACGCTACTGGTCTCGCTGAACTCGACCGCGCGGAGCACCAGGGCCGTGGCTTTTTCGGGCTGCATGGGAGGGTGCCTATTCGCTGTGGTCAGATTCCTGAATCCTGAACCCTGAACCCTGAACCCTCAAATAGTGCCGCTCGCGCTCGCGCATTACCTCGCGGTCGGCCGGGTCTTTGTCGTCGTATCCCGCCAGGTGCAGGGCGCCGTGGATGACGTAAAGCAGCAGCTCTTCCGCCGCCGACCAGCCGAACTCCTCGGCGCGCGCGCGGGCAGTGTCGGCGCTGACGATGATCTCGCCATCCAGATACCCGTCGGCTTGTTCCAGCACGAAGCTCAACACATCGGTCGGCTCATCGTGATCCAGCCACCGGCGGTTCAGGGCGTGGATGGTAGGATCATCGACCACCGCCAGACTTATTTCGCCCTCGGCAATGCCTTCGCCTGAAAGCACGCCCGCGACGGCCGCACGCAACCGCGCCGCGTCGATCGTCAGGCCGTCTTGTTCGTTGGTGATGGCAATCTGGAGCATTTACGACTCACCGGGGCAAGCCCTCGTTGTCCTACACGTCTCGCGCGTCAGCCGCGTAGCGGCGAGATAGTTTAGCCGCGGGCGCGAGCCCACGGTACCGATGCGGTAGGTTAGGCAAGCCGCGTAGCGGCGACAGAGGTAGCGCACCACGCGCTCTGTCGCCGCTACGCGGCTGCGCGGATCGTTGGCGTCCCTCTTCCGTGGGCTTGCGCCCACGGCTAAACTCTACCGTCCCTACGGGACTGGGAAACGCAACCGCCGCGCCGCGGCGTCGGACTTGTGTAGAAGGACGAGGGGCAAGCCCCTTCGTGGCGGAACAAAACCGGTACAACAACGAAACCATCGCAAGGCCAACTTTTTAACGGCCCAAGCTCTGCCCCAGCCACCACTTGAGAACCGCGGCCGGGCAGCGTATGACTAATCATGGGCAGTGCCCACCTGACGGCCTCAGTCTCCTCTCGCCCTTTGCCGATGCCCACCATCGCCTATCTTACCGCCGGCGGCGCCGGCATGTTCTGCGGAAGTTGCATGCGCGACAACACGCTGGCCGCCGCGCTCGCCAGGCTCGGTTGCGATGTGCAGCTCATCCCACTCTACACGCCCATCCGCACCGACGAAGATGACGTCAGCATCGACCAGGTGTTTTTCGGCGGAATCAACGTCTATTTGCAGCAGAACGTGCCGCTGTTTCGCTATTTGCCCGGCTTCTTGGTCCGCTGGCTCGATCACCCGCGGCTGATCAACGGCGTGTCCCGTTTCGCCATCCGGACCAGCGGCCGGCAGCTTGGCCGTTTGGCCCTCTCGGTGCTGCGCGGCGAGCATGGCAATCAACGCGGCGAAGTCGTGCGGCTGGTCGACTGGCTGGGCCGACACGTCAAGCCACAGTTGGTCAACCTGAGCAACCTGTTGATCGCCGGCTGCGTGCCCGCCATCAAGCGCGAATTGAAAGTGCCGGTGCTCGTGACGTTGCAGGGAGACGATCTCTTTTTGGAGGAGTTGCCCGAACCGTTTCAGTCGCGGGCACGCGATGAGCTGCGGCGGCTGGCGGCTGAAGTCGATGGCTTCATGGTCTTCAGCCGCTACTACGCCGAATATATGGCCGAACAGCTTCAGGTGCCGCTGGAGCGGTTTCACATCGTTCCGCTGGGCATCCAGACCACCGACTACCAAGCCCTCGACCGTGTGCGCGCGGCGGGCCATCCGCCCACCATCGGCTATTTGGCCCGGCTCTGCCAGGCGAAAGGGCTGCACGTTCTGGCTGACGCCTACCTGCGGCTGCGAACGCTGCCGGGCACGGAGCAGGCCCGTCTGGAAGTGGCCGGCTGGCTGCCGCCGACCGACCGCGAGTTCGTCGAGGCCGAGTTCGCCAAGCTCCGCGCCGCGGGCGCGGGCGACGACTTCCGCTATTGGGGCGCGATCGAACGGGAGCAAAAGCTCGACTTTTTGCGAACGATCGACGTGCTGTCGGTGCCGACGACGTACCGCGACCCCAAGGGCATTTTTGTGCTGGAGGCGCTGGCCAGCGGCGTGCCCGTCGTGCAGCCAGCCCACGGCGCGTTTCCCGAATTGCTGGCCGCGACGGGCGGAGGCGTGCTCGTGCCGCCCAACGATCCGGAGAAGCTGGCCCAAACGCTGCACGACTTGCTGGTCGATCACGCCGCGCGCTTGGAGCTTGGCCGGCAAGGCCGCGAACGCGTGGTGGGCGATTTCAACGCCGATCGCATGGCCGCGGCCACGCTCGACGTCTATCAGCAGTATCTGGCCGCGCCGCGTGGCTCAGCTCACTTCTCCAACTCCGCGATGCTCCTGAAATCGTCCTTCAGTGAGCGATAAAGCCGCTGATAGACGGGAAACGCCCGGTGGTAATACTTTTGCGCCGGGCGGTTGGGGACCGTTTCTTTGACGACGCTCACCGTGGCGCGGCAGGCCTCGCGCACGTCGCGAAACGCCCCGCCGCCCACCGCCGCCAGCAATGCCACTCCATAAGCCGCGCCCTCTTCGGCGTTGAGCGTGACGACCTTCTGACCAAAAACGTCGGCCTGAATCTGCCGCCACAGCGGGCTGCGCGAGCCGCCGCCCGACGCCCGAATCTGCCGCACGGGCACGCCCAGCTCGCGAATGACCTCCAGGCTGTCGCGGAGCGAGTACGTGACGCCCTCCAGGATGGCCCGCACCAGGTGGCCGCGCGTGTGGGCCAGCGTCAGTCCGACGAAGCAGCCGCGGGCGTTGGCGTCGGCGTGCGGCGTGCGCTCGCCGGAAAGGTAGGGCAGAAAAAAGAGTCCCGCGCTGCCGGCAACGACCGCTTCGGCTTCGCGCGTGAGCGCTTCGTAGGGGTCACGGCCGGTTTCTCGCGCGGCGGCGATCTCGGCCAGGCAAAGCTGGTTGCGGAACCATTGCAGCGACCCGCCGGCCGAAAGAGTGACGCCCATCATGTGCCATTTGCCCCGCACCGCGTGGCAAAAAGTATGGATGCGGCCGTCCGGATCGAACTTCAATTCGTCGCTGTACACGAACATCACGCCGGAGGTGCCGATCGACGTGCTCAGTACGCCCGAAGTGACAATGCCGCTGCCCACCGCCCCGGCGGCGCAG encodes:
- the recO gene encoding DNA repair protein RecO — protein: MQPEKATALVLRAVEFSETSSVVTLFTREFGKVRGLAKGARRLKGPFESALDLLARCRIVFLRKSSDALDLLTEAKLEKRFRPAARDLSSLYAGYYVAELLNELTDDADPHPDLFDLSVETLAALERGEVAVPPLVLRFELAALRSLGHLPSLDRCVECGQHIEPVGRVAFGLSSGGILCTRCRPGSKHVVLLHAGTLKLLQRFADSQSDSWRRIELGRSAAGELRGVLNHYLAHLLGHKPRMQEYLK
- the ybeY gene encoding rRNA maturation RNase YbeY, translating into MLQIAITNEQDGLTIDAARLRAAVAGVLSGEGIAEGEISLAVVDDPTIHALNRRWLDHDEPTDVLSFVLEQADGYLDGEIIVSADTARARAEEFGWSAAEELLLYVIHGALHLAGYDDKDPADREVMRERERHYLRVQGSGFRIQESDHSE
- a CDS encoding glycosyltransferase family 4 protein; translated protein: MPTIAYLTAGGAGMFCGSCMRDNTLAAALARLGCDVQLIPLYTPIRTDEDDVSIDQVFFGGINVYLQQNVPLFRYLPGFLVRWLDHPRLINGVSRFAIRTSGRQLGRLALSVLRGEHGNQRGEVVRLVDWLGRHVKPQLVNLSNLLIAGCVPAIKRELKVPVLVTLQGDDLFLEELPEPFQSRARDELRRLAAEVDGFMVFSRYYAEYMAEQLQVPLERFHIVPLGIQTTDYQALDRVRAAGHPPTIGYLARLCQAKGLHVLADAYLRLRTLPGTEQARLEVAGWLPPTDREFVEAEFAKLRAAGAGDDFRYWGAIEREQKLDFLRTIDVLSVPTTYRDPKGIFVLEALASGVPVVQPAHGAFPELLAATGGGVLVPPNDPEKLAQTLHDLLVDHAARLELGRQGRERVVGDFNADRMAAATLDVYQQYLAAPRGSAHFSNSAMLLKSSFSER
- the xylB gene encoding xylulokinase codes for the protein MSVFLGIDIGTSGTKALAIDEHGKILAEATETYPCYHPQPLWSEQDPDDWWRATVTTVRAVVKKARLKAADVKAIGLSGQMHGSVFLDKNDRVIRRALLWNDQRTAAECAEIESRAGGRRKLIKMVGNPALTGFTAPKILWLRNHEPRHFDRLHKVLLPKDDIRRRLIGDYATEVSDASGMLLLDVARRDWSKPLLSKLQLDADLLGRCYESEDVTGTLTSAAAAELGLSTDCRVVGGAGDCAAGAVGSGIVTSGVLSTSIGTSGVMFVYSDELKFDPDGRIHTFCHAVRGKWHMMGVTLSAGGSLQWFRNQLCLAEIAAARETGRDPYEALTREAEAVVAGSAGLFFLPYLSGERTPHADANARGCFVGLTLAHTRGHLVRAILEGVTYSLRDSLEVIRELGVPVRQIRASGGGSRSPLWRQIQADVFGQKVVTLNAEEGAAYGVALLAAVGGGAFRDVREACRATVSVVKETVPNRPAQKYYHRAFPVYQRLYRSLKDDFRSIAELEK